A region from the Desulfomarina profundi genome encodes:
- a CDS encoding DnaJ domain-containing protein produces MNYQRQQQPGCGGCLLIVLLLVFVSGGAPALISFLGTLIYTGLAGVLVFIALFWGFSFWVQKKVATYEQSQTESHSRFVWLLVHILMHTAKIDGRITKEEIQTIHRFFQYNLHYNQTKMLWVKEIIKEATNSSPSLDALLEEFKTTFAYEPRLILLELVYQILYTKRDVPENELAIARRIAAFLEISAYDQRTIEAKYKYGRAYTSSPQSPDMSARHYATLGLQPGASKEEIKKAYRKLSMKYHPDKVRHLGEEFQKIAEEKMKEINAAHDYLEKL; encoded by the coding sequence ATGAATTATCAACGACAACAACAGCCCGGTTGCGGTGGTTGCCTCCTTATTGTCCTGCTGCTCGTCTTTGTTTCAGGAGGGGCACCGGCCCTTATCTCTTTTCTCGGTACGCTTATTTATACAGGGCTTGCAGGTGTACTTGTCTTCATCGCCCTTTTCTGGGGTTTTTCCTTCTGGGTGCAGAAAAAAGTCGCCACCTATGAGCAATCCCAGACCGAAAGCCACAGCAGGTTTGTCTGGCTGCTTGTCCATATCCTCATGCATACAGCCAAAATAGATGGCCGGATAACCAAAGAGGAAATCCAGACTATCCATCGGTTTTTCCAATATAATCTCCATTATAACCAGACCAAGATGCTCTGGGTTAAGGAGATTATAAAAGAAGCTACAAATTCCTCACCTTCCCTTGACGCCCTGCTGGAAGAATTCAAAACCACCTTTGCCTACGAACCCAGACTGATCCTGCTGGAACTGGTTTACCAGATTCTCTATACAAAAAGGGATGTTCCTGAAAATGAACTGGCTATCGCCAGACGAATTGCAGCCTTTCTTGAAATTTCTGCATATGACCAACGGACTATTGAAGCAAAATATAAATATGGTAGAGCTTACACTTCATCGCCCCAATCTCCGGATATGTCCGCCCGCCACTATGCAACCCTCGGTTTGCAGCCGGGAGCTTCGAAAGAAGAAATTAAAAAAGCATACCGTAAACTGAGCATGAAGTATCATCCGGATAAAGTTCGGCATCTCGGCGAGGAATTTCAAAAGATTGCCGAGGAAAAGATGAAGGAAATCAACGCGGCACACGATTATCTTGAAAAACTGTAA
- a CDS encoding aminoglycoside phosphotransferase family protein has protein sequence MSGNLNSYIESRIKILLVKTGLVDRKTVEKLFVDSNSQLLRGDGSNRIFLRIFSGKRPEGCIAVIPPVDSTESDKREAQASRDIGLHLYSRRVPVPEQLGWDEKSSILLMEDLGDTRLHDHAVAWEKDGSHSDILMALYRDVIRELVNMQFNGVQGFKPAWCWDTHVYDRKLMIERESGYFLRAFWQQLLGMEFSQDVQEELNHIADRAAEAEPGTFLHRDFQSRNIMVKDGKVRFIDYQGGRLGPPGYDLASLLHDPYCGLNEEMIEILYHCYVETASAFDEFDRKEFSRCYSFLAFQRNVQIIGAFSFLSNVKKKTFFTQYIYPALITLSNRLEQPEFSEYEKTRKLVKQGLLLVEQSGNISR, from the coding sequence ATGTCAGGCAATCTTAATTCTTATATTGAATCCAGAATCAAAATACTCCTTGTAAAAACTGGTTTGGTCGATCGGAAAACTGTCGAAAAACTGTTTGTCGACAGCAATTCTCAGTTGCTGCGAGGAGACGGGTCGAACCGGATTTTTCTTCGTATTTTTTCAGGAAAAAGACCAGAAGGGTGCATTGCTGTAATTCCCCCTGTTGATTCAACTGAATCAGATAAAAGGGAGGCGCAGGCATCACGGGATATCGGCCTTCATCTATACAGTCGCCGGGTTCCGGTTCCTGAACAGCTCGGTTGGGACGAAAAGAGCAGTATTCTACTGATGGAGGATCTGGGGGATACCCGTCTGCATGATCATGCCGTTGCCTGGGAAAAGGATGGGTCTCACAGTGACATCCTGATGGCTCTGTATCGGGATGTTATCCGTGAACTTGTTAATATGCAGTTTAATGGTGTCCAGGGTTTTAAGCCGGCGTGGTGCTGGGATACGCATGTGTATGACAGAAAGTTGATGATTGAGCGTGAATCAGGTTATTTTCTCAGGGCGTTCTGGCAGCAACTCCTCGGCATGGAATTTTCACAGGATGTACAGGAGGAATTGAACCATATCGCCGACAGAGCGGCTGAAGCGGAACCTGGGACTTTTCTGCACCGGGATTTTCAGAGCCGTAATATTATGGTCAAGGACGGGAAGGTGAGATTTATTGATTACCAGGGGGGACGACTGGGCCCACCGGGGTATGATCTCGCCTCACTTCTTCATGATCCTTATTGTGGGCTCAATGAAGAAATGATCGAAATACTCTATCATTGTTATGTTGAAACTGCCTCGGCTTTTGACGAATTTGACAGAAAAGAATTTTCCCGTTGCTATTCTTTTCTTGCATTTCAGAGAAATGTGCAGATAATAGGCGCGTTCTCTTTTCTTTCCAATGTGAAAAAGAAGACATTTTTTACTCAATATATTTATCCTGCTCTCATTACTCTGAGCAATCGGCTGGAACAACCGGAATTTTCAGAGTATGAAAAAACCAGAAAACTGGTGAAACAAGGGTTGTTGCTTGTGGAGCAAAGCGGGAATATCTCAAGATAA
- the der gene encoding ribosome biogenesis GTPase Der: MVQGNCPMVALIGRPNVGKSTLFNRITKSRKALVDPTPGVTRDRHYDRVTWDNKSFVLVDTGGIDDNPEDLLVGHIREQALAAIEEADIILFLMDGREGVTPADYEVVEILRRTRKPIFHVVNKIDSPKQEVELLAQFYELGIEKLWSLSAEHSFGFRDLMDGLSAIIEGESDDEGLPEDLMRVAFFGRPNVGKSSMINRILGEERMVVSEISGTTRDSVDTLLTHGKYNYLLIDTAGIRRKGKTKEKLEKFSILKSLAALNKCDIAVILIDGEEGITEQDTKVIGYALEHGRALIILVNKWDLLEGDKKRQQQLLSEVGRQLPFLGFAPVLTVSAKTGYGIKRLFPVIGSVYRQYRAVFPTSALNRLLREAIENHSPPIYKNKRLKFYYTSQIGTSPPRFVIMTNSYKGVHFSYQRYLTNKFREGLGLEKVPIQLIFKDKSSQRGT; this comes from the coding sequence ATGGTTCAGGGAAATTGTCCAATGGTGGCCTTGATCGGTCGCCCGAATGTGGGAAAATCCACATTATTTAACAGGATAACAAAGTCAAGAAAAGCTCTGGTTGATCCAACCCCGGGGGTGACCCGCGATCGCCACTATGACAGGGTTACCTGGGACAATAAATCCTTTGTCCTGGTAGATACCGGTGGTATTGATGACAATCCGGAAGACCTACTCGTCGGCCATATCAGAGAACAGGCACTGGCGGCTATCGAGGAGGCGGATATCATACTTTTTCTCATGGATGGTAGGGAAGGTGTTACCCCGGCGGATTACGAGGTCGTTGAAATCCTGAGAAGAACCAGAAAACCGATTTTCCATGTGGTCAATAAGATTGACAGTCCCAAGCAGGAAGTCGAATTGCTGGCCCAGTTTTACGAACTTGGGATTGAAAAACTCTGGTCCCTTTCCGCTGAACACAGTTTCGGGTTCCGTGATCTGATGGATGGCCTCAGCGCAATTATCGAGGGAGAATCGGATGACGAGGGGTTGCCGGAAGATCTGATGAGAGTTGCCTTTTTTGGCAGGCCGAACGTGGGTAAATCATCAATGATCAACAGGATATTAGGGGAGGAGCGGATGGTTGTTTCCGAAATATCTGGAACAACCAGAGATTCGGTTGATACCCTGTTGACCCATGGAAAATACAACTATCTCCTGATCGATACAGCCGGAATCAGGCGCAAGGGCAAGACAAAGGAAAAACTGGAGAAATTCAGTATCTTAAAATCTCTGGCAGCCCTGAATAAATGTGATATTGCGGTGATCCTGATTGACGGCGAGGAGGGAATCACCGAACAGGATACCAAGGTGATTGGTTACGCCCTGGAACATGGCCGGGCCTTGATCATCCTGGTCAATAAGTGGGACCTCCTTGAAGGTGACAAAAAGCGCCAGCAGCAGCTTCTCTCAGAGGTGGGACGCCAGTTGCCTTTTCTGGGATTTGCTCCGGTTCTCACTGTGTCGGCCAAGACCGGTTATGGTATAAAGAGACTGTTTCCTGTTATCGGATCAGTATACAGACAGTACAGAGCCGTCTTTCCGACATCTGCGCTCAACAGGCTGTTGCGGGAGGCCATAGAGAATCATTCTCCGCCTATTTATAAAAATAAACGTTTAAAATTTTATTATACTTCACAGATCGGCACCAGTCCGCCAAGATTTGTCATTATGACAAACAGCTACAAGGGAGTTCACTTCTCCTACCAGCGATATCTGACAAATAAGTTCAGAGAAGGTCTGGGATTGGAAAAGGTGCCGATTCAACTGATTTTCAAGGATAAATCCAGTCAAAGGGGCACCTGA
- a CDS encoding pyridoxal phosphate-dependent aminotransferase, which translates to MAVSEKMKLFAEKSSWIRKMFEEGARMKAEYGAENVFDFSLGNPDVPPPEKYNEVIAEIIRDKSPGVHAYMPNGGYVIVREAIAEKMSREQEIEVDQGDMLMTCGAAGGLNIVMKSLLNPDDEVILLAPYFVEYNFYVDNHGGVSRIVETDSEFNLDLQKISDAITEKTKAIIINSPNNPTGQIYSAQSLAALGTLLTEAESRYNSTIYLISDEPYRKIVFDGHTVPSIFKAYRNSIVVSSYSKDLSLPGERIGYLAVHPQITDKKNLVDGLTLANRILGFVNAPALMQRVVAKLQDASVDNSIYAERKAIFCKLLEEAGMNFTHPKGAFYIFPRTPIKDDVKFCGLLQKHKILAVPGTGFGAPGHIRLAFCVPDDVISRSAESFKKVMAEAG; encoded by the coding sequence ATGGCTGTTTCAGAAAAAATGAAACTGTTTGCTGAAAAATCATCATGGATACGTAAGATGTTTGAGGAAGGTGCCAGAATGAAGGCCGAGTACGGTGCTGAAAACGTCTTTGATTTCAGCCTCGGCAATCCAGATGTACCACCTCCTGAAAAATACAATGAGGTGATTGCTGAAATAATTCGTGATAAAAGCCCCGGAGTTCATGCCTATATGCCAAACGGTGGCTACGTCATTGTTCGTGAAGCCATAGCGGAAAAGATGTCCAGGGAACAGGAAATTGAAGTAGACCAGGGCGATATGCTGATGACCTGCGGTGCTGCGGGTGGTTTGAACATTGTCATGAAATCCCTGCTCAATCCAGATGATGAAGTCATTCTCCTGGCACCCTATTTCGTTGAATACAACTTCTACGTGGATAACCATGGAGGTGTCAGTAGAATTGTCGAAACCGACTCAGAATTCAACCTGGATCTCCAGAAAATCTCAGACGCCATCACAGAGAAAACCAAAGCGATTATCATCAATTCCCCAAACAACCCGACCGGCCAGATTTATTCAGCCCAGTCCCTTGCAGCTCTCGGGACTCTTCTGACTGAAGCGGAGAGCCGATACAACAGCACAATTTACCTGATATCGGATGAACCCTACCGGAAGATTGTTTTTGACGGTCATACCGTGCCATCCATCTTCAAAGCATACCGGAACAGTATTGTGGTCTCATCATATTCGAAAGATCTTTCCCTTCCAGGAGAGCGTATCGGTTATCTGGCTGTTCACCCGCAAATAACAGACAAGAAGAATCTTGTGGATGGTCTGACTCTTGCCAACAGAATCCTGGGATTTGTCAATGCACCCGCACTGATGCAACGGGTTGTCGCAAAGCTTCAGGATGCCTCAGTGGATAATTCAATCTACGCTGAGAGAAAGGCCATTTTCTGCAAACTCCTCGAAGAGGCCGGGATGAATTTCACCCATCCCAAAGGAGCCTTTTATATCTTTCCCCGTACACCCATAAAAGATGATGTGAAATTCTGTGGGCTTCTGCAGAAACATAAGATTCTCGCCGTTCCCGGTACTGGATTCGGGGCTCCAGGCCATATCCGTCTTGCCTTCTGCGTACCCGATGATGTCATCAGTCGGTCGGCTGAAAGTTTTAAAAAGGTCATGGCTGAAGCAGGATAA